A single window of Cheilinus undulatus linkage group 12, ASM1832078v1, whole genome shotgun sequence DNA harbors:
- the hsd20b2 gene encoding hydroxysteroid (20-beta) dehydrogenase 2 — MPLSDALAVIGGLTVVFFAWKVWCGFREFVLSQFWQEDLRKFGQWAVVTGATSGIGKAYASELAQRGLDVVLVSRSADKLQATAKEIEESYGRKTRTIQVDFTDGHSIYPTIAKELQGLEIGILVNNVGMMYSDSVDYFLDVPDAEQRITEVINCNVLSVPHMTRLVLPDMIERGKGLIINISSLVGSRPHPLVALYSSSKSFVSFFSQCLHAEYQSKGITVQCVAPFMVSSNMTKHVENSFAVMPAPVFARRALNTVGLSSYTTGCLFHTLQSMVLRVLLPDWLRLSSSFIKKQYAFLKVLNKKSD; from the exons ATGCCTCTCTCTGATGCACTGGCCGTCATTGGGGGATTaacagttgttttctttgccTGGAAAGTTTGGTGTGGATTTCGAGAATTTGTCCTGTCACAGTTTTGGCAGGAGGATTTAAGGAAATTTGGGCAATGGGCAG TTGTTACAGGTGCAACATCAGGCATTGGTAAAGCTTATGCCAGTGAG ttgGCACAAAGAGGCCTGGATGTTGTTTTGGTAAGCAGATCTGCTGATAAGCTTCAAGCCACTGCAAAAGAGATAG AGGAAAGTTATGGACGAAAGACTCGCACCATCCAAGTGGACTTTACAGATGGCCACAGTATCTATCCTACCATAGCGAAGGAACTACAAGGACTGGAGATTGGAATTCTGG taaacaatgtcGGAATGATGTACTCTGACTCTGTCGACTATTTCTTGGATGTCCCAGATGCTGAACAG AGAATCACTGAAGTCATCAACTGTAACGTGCTGTCTGTCCCTCAT ATGACCCGACTAGTTCTTCCAGACATGATAGAAAG AGGAAAAGGCCTGATCATCAACATATCCTCTCTAGTGGGCAGCCGCCCTCATCCCTTGGTGGCTCTTTATTCCTCTTCTAAG agttttgtgtcatttttctctcaATGTCTGCATGCTGAGTACCAGTCAAAGGGAATCACTGTTCAG TGTGTGGCTCCCTTCATGGTGTCTTCCAACATGACTAAACATGTGGAGAACAGCTTCGCGGTGATGCCTGCACCAGTGTTCGCTCGGAGGGCTTTGAACACCGTGGGTCTGTCCAGCTACACCACCGGCTGCCTATTCCACACTCTCCAG AGCATGGTCCTAAGAGTACTCCTGCCTGACTGGCTTCGTCTGTCATCGTCCTTTATCAAAAAGCAATACGCCTTCTTAAAAGTCCTAAACAAAAAGTCAGACTAG
- the gucy2d gene encoding retinal guanylyl cyclase 1: MASHRDPRFLHNLSYHPRWQHNSIKVKRKRHMRTVASNICNDYSQFKSLESLSSKPQLPCSPAQHSRSFRWTTFLLSLFVVLIFPCQAWAATFKIALVGPWTCDLLYSRALPDLAARLATARMNKDPYLNKGYWYDYTLITEDCKSSRALARFAELEGYGAAVLGPANPGYCSSAALYAKEWDVGILSWGCLNPNMDQGDMYPTFLRPVPLSSHVLFSVLRYFRWAHVAIISEETDIWEATGQELASSLRALGLPVNPVVTMEDDKDGPQRALTKVRDADRVRVIIMCMPSVLLGGQTQYQLLTTALAMRMIDRGYVFIPYDTLLYALPYKDAPYYMLGNDTKLRKAYDGVLTITMDSGERNFYEAFRDAQDSYEIRTSTSPEQVSPFFGSIYNMMYYTGMAAEQARASGGRWVTGTILGESKGEFQFQGFNQPVRSGQYGEGMQVDYVVLDYSGMGPLLYSTHILKSMHTNGGMGSLKYLSRSIHFAGSTPYTDSGCWFSPYFACTGGMDSVTLFFLFLIFVALAGCLINLFLRFKRMGRVGFSFGGSNGSSKVVLTLDDLVFINTQVSKRKLNDESIMKSQLDMKTPHHSVSGRSYLASTPDSSNVAVFEGDWVWLKKCPTGSVSSVNSSTEYVFVKLRDMRHENLNLFLGLFFDSGIFGLVTEHCTRGSLEDLLNNDEVRLDWMFKSSLLMDLIRGMKYLHHRDIIHGRLKSRNCVVDGRFVLKVTDYGFNEILIAQSIDNDEEKPENLLWTAPELLRSTSLRRRGTFLGDVYSFAIVSQEVIARSAPFCMLDMPPKEIINKVKDPPPLCRPILSVDEAPLDVIQVLKQAWSEEPEKRPTFEEIFKQFKSITKGKKTNIIDSMLRMLEQYSSNLEDLIRERTEELEVERQKTDKLVAQMLPKSVAQALKTGKPVKPEHFDGVTLYFSDIVGFTTISALSEPIEVVDLLNDLYTLFDAIIGLHDVYKVETIGDAYMVASGVPVRNSNRHAAEMANMSLDILHCIGTFKMRHMPELKVRIRIGLHSGPVVAGVVGLTMPRYCLFGDTVNTASRMESTGLPYRIHVNQSTVDILNSLKLGYKIQVRGMTELKGKGVENTYWLVGRDDFNKPLPIPPDLQGGSNHGISLEEIPPDRRQKFLDRQKKMG; encoded by the exons ATGGCCAGTCACCGAGACCCTCGATTTCTGCACAACCTGTCCTACCACCCACGATGGCAACACAACTcaataaaagtgaaaagaaaaaggCATATGCGGACAGTGGCTTCAAATATTTGCAATGATTATAGTCAGTTTAAATCTTTAGAATCTTTGTCATCAAAACCACAGCTGCCATGTTCCCCTGCGCAACACTCCAGAAGCTTCCggtggaccacatttcttctttCCTTATTCGTGGTTTTAATATTTCCCTGTCAAGCCTGGGCTGCCACTTTCAAGATTGCCCTGGTTGGACCCTGGACGTGTGACCTCTTATACTCCAGAGCCCTTCCTGACCTTGCAGCAAGGCTTGCCACTGCTCGCATGAACAAGGACCCCTACCTCAACAAAGGCTATTGGTACGACTACACGCTGATCACTGAGGACTGCAAGTCATCCCGTGCACTCGCTCGCTTTGCAGAGCTGGAAGGTTATGGTGCTGCTGTCCTGGGCCCTGCCAACCCGGGCTACTGCAGCTCAGCTGCTCTGTATGCAAAAGAATGGGATGTGGGGATTCTTTCTTGGGGTTGTCTGAATCCCAACATGGATCAAGGAGACATGTATCCCACCTTCCTGCGGCCGGTGCCATTGTCCTCACATGTACTCTTCTCTGTGTTGCGGTACTTCCGATGGGCTCATGTGGCCATAATCTCCGAGGAAACAGACATATGGGAAGCCACCGGACAGGAGCTTGCCTCGTCACTGAGGGCCCTTGGCCTGCCTGTCAACCCTGTGGTTACAATGGAGGATGATAAAGACGGGCCTCAAAGAGCCCTCACAAAAGTCAGGGATGCAGACCGGGTCAGAG TGATCATCATGTGCATGCCTTCTGTCCTACTTGGTGGACAAACCCAGTACCAACTACTGACAACAGCCTTGGCAATGCGTATGATCGACCGTGGCTACGTCTTCATTCCTTATGATACTCTCCTTTATGCACTACCCTACAAAGATGCACCCTACTACATGCTGGGCAATGACACCAAGCTGAGGAAAGCCTATGACGGAGTCCTTACCATTACTATGGACTCTGGAGAGCGCAATTTCTATGAGGCCTTCCGAGATGCCCAGGACAGCTATGAAATTCGTACAAGCACCTCGCCAGAGCAA GTTTCCCCCTTCTTTGGCTCAATCTACAACATGATGTACTATACAGGAATGGCGGCTGAGCAAGCCCGTGCAAGTGGAGGCCGTTGGGTAACTGGGACCATACTTGGTGAAAGCAAGGGCGAGTTTCAATTTCAAGGCTTCAACCAGCCTGTGAGGTCAGGCCAGTATGGTGAAGGCATGCAGGTTGACTATGTTGTGCTGGACTACAGCGGAATGGGTCCCCTTCTCTACTCCACTCATATATTGAAGTCCATGCACACAAACGGAGGGATGGGCAGTTTGAAATACCTCAGTCGTTCGATCCATTTTGCAGGTAGCACGCCCTACACTGACTCTGGATGCTGGTTTAGCCCGTACTTTGCCTGTACTGGAG GCATGGATTCAGTcactcttttcttccttttcctgATATTTGTCGCACTGGCTGGATGTCTAATCAACCTCTTTTTACGCTTTAA GAGAATGGGAAGAGTTGGATTTAGCTTTGGAGGTAGTAATGGATCATCAAAGGTAGTCCTGACACTTGATGACCTAGTCTTCATTAACACTCAAGTCAGCAAACGG AAGCTCAATGATGAGAGTATCATGAAAAGCCAGCTTGATATGAAGACACCACACCACTCAGTGTCTGGTCGCAGCTACTTGGCCTCCACACCTGACAGCTCAAATGTTGCCGTATTTGAG GGGGACTGGGTTTGGTTGAAGAAATGCCCCACTGGATCTGTGTCATCTGTCAACAGCAGTACTGAGTATGTCTTTGTCAAG CTGAGAGACATGAGGCATGAAAACCTCAACCTGTTCCTGGGACTGTTCTTTGACTCTGGGATCTTTGGTCTTGTGACTGAGCATTGCACCAGAGGCAGCTTGGAGGATCTGCTCAACAACGACGAAGTGCGTCTGGACTGGATGTTCAAGTCTTCCCTGTTAATGGATCTGATACGA GGAATGAAGTACCTTCACCATCGTGACATCATCCATGGACGCCTCAAATCACGAAACTGTGTGGTAGATGGTCGCTTTGTATTGAAGGTGACAGATTATGGGTTTAATGAAATATTGATCGCCCAAAGCATTGACAACGATGAGGAAAAACCAGAAA ATCTGCTTTGGACGGCTCCTGAGCTGCTGCGAAGTACTAGCTTGAGGCGGCGAGGCACTTTCTTAGGAGATGTCTACAGCTTTGCCATTGTCTCGCAGGAAGTCATCGCACGCTCTGCACCCTTCTGCATGCTGGACATGCCTCCCAAGG AGATAATCAACAAGGTCAAAGACCCTCCTCCTTTGTGTCGGCCAATTCTGTCAGTGGATGAGGCACCGCTAGATGTGATTCAAGTTTTGAAACAGGCCTGGAGTGAAGAGCCTGAGAAGAGGCCAACCTTTGAGGAGATCTTCAAGCAG TTTAAGAGCATCACCAAGGGAAAGAAGACCAACATCATTGACTCTATGCTGCGCATGTTGGAGCAGTACTCCTCCAACTTGGAGGATCTGATCAGAGAGCGGACAGAGGAACTGGAGGTGGAAAGACAAAAGACTGACAAACTGGTGGCTCAGATGTTGCCAAA GTCTGTGGCTCAGGCACTGAAGACAGGCAAGCCAGTCAAACCTGAGCACTTTGATGGGGTAACACTATACTTCAGTGACATTGTGGGCTTCACCACCATCTCAGCTCTCAGTGAGCCCATTGAGGTGGTCGACCTACTCAATGACCTGTACACACTTTTTGATGCCATCATTGGATTGCATGATGTATACAAG GTGGAAACTATTGGAGATGCCTACATGGTAGCCTCAGGAGTCCCTGTAAGAAACAGTAACCGTCACGCAGCTGAGATGGCCAACATGTCTCTCGACATCCTCCACTGCATCGGGACCTTCAAGATGAGGCACATGCCTGAACTAAAAGTCAGAATCCGTATTGGCCTTCACTCGG GCCCAGTGGTAGCAGGAGTGGTCGGTCTTACAATGCCAAGGTACTGTCTGTTTGGAGACACTGTCAACACAGCATCTCGAATGGAGTCCACAGGGTTGC CTTACAGAATCCATGTCAACCAAAGCACAGTTGATATCCTGAATAGCCTGAAGTTGGGATACAAAATTCAAGTCAGAGGCATGACGGAGTTAAAG GGCAAAGGTGTTGAGAACACCTACTGGTTGGTTGGGAGGGATGATTTCAACAAGCCTCTGCCTATTCCTCCAGACCTTCAAGG GGGAAGCAATCATGGTATCAGTTTAGAAGAGATACCTCCTGATAGAAGACAGAAATTCCTGGACCGACAGAAGAAGATGGGCTAG